The Lolium rigidum isolate FL_2022 chromosome 1, APGP_CSIRO_Lrig_0.1, whole genome shotgun sequence region AATTGTTATATATACTTGCCACATGATGTGCATCCAACACAATTAGTTCAGGCCAAGGTCACCTTCTCAGAATCTGCTTAGCGCAATGCTGAGCAAAGTGAGTTGGCAAGAAAAGAAGTTCCAAAAAACTAGTGCTATATATTTCCCAATGTTAATTTGGCTGTGATACATACATGCATGTTCCTGTTTGTCTATCATTGGGTTGTGTTTAGGTGATGAATCATTGGACAAAAAGGCAGGCAAGTGATTTGATTTGCTGAAACGCCACaagagattctggcagaaagataACATGTGGGCCTCATGTTCCCCTGTTTTATTAGTAATAAAGTTATATTAAAATAAGCATTATACACACTGCTGACATTCTAGAGGCTAGAGAGAATGAGAAGAAGCAGAGAGCAATCCAATTGATTTAGCTTCTTCCTCTGTTTACTGTTATCTGCGTGCTTGAATGCATATATGGCTCATACCGTTGTGAGCAAATCTATCTGGTCAGTGTGTAGCTTCTGAGTAAGAGCAGTGCTCATTTAATATCTAGGAACATAGCAGAAGATTGCATGCAAGCAACATTGAAAGCAGGAAGGCATTGAATAATAACCGAAGGTTACAGTAGATTTACATGGCAGCAACAGTTAACCCTACTAGACTTGGGTGGTGGTGGTCAACCATGGGAGAACACTATGGAAGGCAAAACTGAGGACCCAAAAAAGCCTTCCTTCCTCTTCTCCAATGCTCCTAACATTTCATCTTAACAAGAAATGGAAAAGATCGATCGATGCATAAGGCAGAATACATGCATATTGCTATGAATTTGCTAGTACAGACTACAGACTACAGAGTAAACGATTCTGAAGCATTTGATTTACCAAAAGAAGCTTGTCCTTGAGGAGCTTCCCTTCTTGCCATGGCCACGCTTGGATGACTTCCCCTCGCCGCCTTTCTCCGTCTTGCTAGCGGCTTTCTTTCGGGAGCTCGTCGAGAACCTGGTGCGCgtgtcatcttcctcctctggcttctcgtcgtccttgtcgtcgtcggcggcggcaccgTACTTTCGATGGCCCGGGGCTTCTTTGCCGTCAGGCGAGGAGGGCTGCACCTTGTCCTTGGCTGGTCCAGTGGAAGCATCGGAGGCGAGGGAGTCGttgtcatcgccatcatcatggtACTCCTTGCCTCCTTTCCTGCCATGGACGATGTACCTGTAGCCATAGCCATCATCGACATTGCTCCCATCGCTGCCACTTCCCTTGGCGCCATCGTCGTCATCGCCTTGCATGGGGGAGGCCAGGTACATTGTCCACCCGGACTCGCAGCTGTTGCAGCCCTCGCCATCATCCCCAGTGATATGGGAGGATTCCATGGCAGGCAATGAGAAGATCTagtgaatggaatggaatggaatgaaaGGAAACACGAGAGAGGGGCTAAAGATAGCCAAGagaatagcagcaggcagaagtaGGAGGAGTGCAAAGAAAGAAGGTGGACAGGGAAGGATCTTTGTGGTATGTATACTAGGATGAGAACACTGGGCTGGAATGCTGGATGAGCTTTGCCTTGCTCTCTATTTATGCTCCCTCTGAAGCACTCATCAATGCAACATTGAAGAAGCTATTGTTGGTGTTTCTGCTAGCTTTGTTTGTGCTCGTTgaaaagatgaagaggaggagaaggaggagaacaaTGAAGAAGGCCCTGACACccagccatctcctcctcccTTCATAGGGAGAGGAGGGATTATTGATGAAGAAACGCCAAGACacttgtttttcttcttctttttcttttgcagtGTTATTTTTTCTCGGCTTTGTGGTAGACTGGTGGTGTctggggagggagagggagagacggAGAGTGCCTTCAAAAGGGTGGCAGTGTCCTTAAATGGGAAAGACAGCCTATCCCTCCAACTGTCTCTCATAACTTTGCCAACCATTTTGTTCTCTATCTTGTCACCAAGCCAAGAGGAGGGAAGAGGCCGGCCTGTTTCCCCCTCTGCAGTGCATTGTCACAGGGCTTTCGCCTGTGGTCGCCCATGTGGCCTTGGCTCAGGGCGGGGGGCCTGGCTGGCCATCTGCTGCTCTCGTTGAGGCACAGCACAGGGCATATGCAAATGCAGGAGGTGCACTGGCTAGCCATGTCTGTCCATGGCTTgcatgttagggcatctccagcggcgcgacgcatttcggacgtccaaacggacgcgtcgtgttCGTTTGCGTAGGGCCAAATGGTCGAAACACCGGGTGTCCGTTTGCgttgggggtggctccagcggcacgacgcataaatTTTTTCTTTCATTCCCATAATTTTACATGATAAAAAGGACATAAAAAAGCCAGAAAGGCGTGCTAAAATACGTGCtgtctactggtcgtcgtcgctgacaaggtcaatcagctgcggcgtcggccatggaagctcgtacgccggcggtgggggaggtaccgccgcacgggcaggaggctgtggccagggatcccacgctggagcagcaggcggagcgcggacgttggaatgcgccggcgtggccggaggagtcgccggcctcccctgcgcgagcgctgactcgcggagctggattgcgagcccgtcccacaaagcgagctcgttgagctcgtcctgctcgctgttggccagtgccatggcaatggcctcctcctctgaaatgtccggcggctgggtctccggatcccacgccggtccgTCGTCGTCATGGTCGTACTGCGGCATGgtcacgtcgtcgtcgtcgtcctcgtcgccgtcctcgtccgcgtcctcgtggtcgttctcttcttcttcttcggcggcgatctcgagctcgaagtagtctacgtcggcgaggtaggcagcgTGGCGCCGCGCGTCGAATTCCCACGCCCCgaaggaaatccagttgtaggagtttagcgcgtacgccggatcctcccgcagatccggcggcaagaccgcgcggcggcggcgcacctcgtcccggcgCTCTCGGCCCTCCCGCGGCACGGGGGGGACCGGCAtgcgccgcgagttcaggtaccagccccctcccggcaagttcgcgtccgaccatggtaccggccggttttcctcccatacctgccgcgcgaggtcaacgcggacgtaccggccgacccgtgccttcttgccggaacgcgagccgctagcctcctgg contains the following coding sequences:
- the LOC124682157 gene encoding protein SOB FIVE-LIKE 4-like — its product is MESSHITGDDGEGCNSCESGWTMYLASPMQGDDDDGAKGSGSDGSNVDDGYGYRYIVHGRKGGKEYHDDGDDNDSLASDASTGPAKDKVQPSSPDGKEAPGHRKYGAAADDDKDDEKPEEEDDTRTRFSTSSRKKAASKTEKGGEGKSSKRGHGKKGSSSRTSFFW